A single region of the Salvelinus sp. IW2-2015 linkage group LG20, ASM291031v2, whole genome shotgun sequence genome encodes:
- the LOC111980216 gene encoding interleukin-3 receptor class 2 subunit beta isoform X1, translating into MFFCSGGPVLLRSPGNMLIFWMSCGSLLPPLVLCYNGKERCTIQENKQYHVSPVLESLRCYNDYSSYVRCSWEESRRASSQALLALYYWDDTENRESLCKPYGQPASNANNSKLTAQCHYNTRDFGINTNHVFFFKTSCPPALLLSKNLRVRPPVHLSQQPVERGGRLLSWESPYPPTSLLTPTLNYQVNYRRSNQDDWTAVKVQDTQLSVEAEDQVPGCQYEAKVRAKGKTGLWSEWSSLVTWMTEDDPVPGPSSAQCVVDDEKVVTCSWEVKRDLAQFLTFHLSCKHNHTAPAQKCCVNTMVSTPSRGLMLKYSCSFPVPDSEQLEVELIPTCNSKMFKTHKNIRPNRPLHVQIEARDGNWLLKWNPPKSNVELTYQVHYWSNDTREDTRFLNVSQGSLSLSILGGSLRPSECYLVKVRALVVPGRGDTFEGPPSEWTDPVEWTSRPASWSITTFLYIFISVLVAIVFIALYVTIPACHRRVVLWEVSVPSPLKSKALGEVIKKSPDRLLFPESERSEKTYICSVQTLESREDISLCFSCSSDNPLWLTPDVQANGLLHSITKEGWKKYDPNFSSLLLLSVDRSCPPALDSSGFSFSGPYILCGDSSPAPSEFLSLEPPCEESDNTLSISDPSSPSAPSFLESSEGYVAMPQVSAGLSRSTEGVSDGLMSAVVTDDSKNTGNNNGNNVVIMAWPKSELLPPRPSSMSTCSPPSENEDPPPAYMALTTTTPFTLPPVDPTLHTSGYCFLPALQALGGWGHVQSSGPPKGGSQEQQAGRRERRQEEQCKEDPYVRLSQLAT; encoded by the exons ATGTTCTTCTGCTCCGGGGGACCTGTCCTCCTGCGCTCCCCAGGAAACATGCTTATCTTCTGGATGTCTTGTGGATCACTTCTCCCTCCCCTGGTCCTCTGCTATAATGGAAAAGAACGCTGCACAATCCAGGAGAACAAACAATATCATG TGTCCCCTGTGCTTGAGTCCCTGCGGTGCTACAATGACTACAGCTCCTACGTCCGCTGTAGCTGGGAAGAGAGTCGACGCGCGTCCTCACAAGCCCTGTTAGCCCTATACTACTGGGACGACACTGAGAACCG TGAGTCCCTGTGTAAACCCTATGGTCAGCCAGCATCGAATGCCAACAACAGCAAGCTCACCGCCCAGTGTCATTACAACACTCGTGACTTTGGCATCAATACCAACCATGTCTTCTTCTTCAAGACCTCCTGTCCCCCTGCCCTGCTTCTGTCTAAGAATC TGAGGGTGCGTCCACCAGTCCACTTATCACAGCAGCCTGTAGAGAGAGGGGGCCGTTTGCTCAGCTGGGAAAGCCCCTACCCCCCAACGTCCCTCCTGACCCCCACTCTCAACTATCAGGTCAACTACAGGAGGTCTAACCAGGATGACTGGACA GCAGTGAAGGTTCAGGACACCCAGCTGAGTGTGGAGGCTGAAGATCAGGTGCCTGGCTGCCAGTATGAGGCCAAAGTTAGGGCAAAGGGGAAGACGGGACTGTGGAGTGAGTGGAGCTCTCTAGTGACCTGGATGACTGAGGACG aCCCTGTGCCAGGCCCCTCCAGTGCGCAGTGTGTGGTGGATGACGAGAAAGTGGTGACATGCAGCTGGGAGGTGAAGAGAGACCTGGCTCAGTTCCTTACCTTCCATCTGTCCTgcaaacacaaccacactgcaCC AGCCCAGAAATGCTGTGTTAACACCATGGTCAGCACTCCATCCAGGGGTCTAATGCTCAAATACAGCTGCTCCTTCCCTGTCCCAGACTCAGAGCAGCTAGAGGTGGAGCTCATCCCCACATGCAACAGCAAAATGTTTAAGACGCATAAAAACA TCCGTCCAAACCGTCCACTCCACGTGCAGATAGAAGCTCGAGACGGGAACTGGCTTCTAAAATGGAATCCGCCAAAATCAAATGTTGAACTCACCTATCAGGTGCACTACTGGAGTAATGACACTCGG GAGGACACTAGGTTCCTCAATGTCTCCCAGGGgtccctctcgctctccatccTGGGGGGGTCCCTGCGCCCCTCTGAGTGCTACCTGGTTAAGGTGAGAGCCCTGGTGGTCCCGGGAAGGGGTGATACTTTCGAAGGACCCCCCTCAGAATGGACCGACCCAGTGGAGTGGACCTCACGACCAG CTTCCTGGTCCATCACCACCTTCCTCTACATCTTCATCAGTGTACTGGTGGCCATTGTCTTCATCGCTCTCTATGTTACCATACCAGCCTGTCACAG GAGGGTAGTCCTGTGGGAGGTGTCTGTCCCGTCGCCCCTCAAGAGCAAGGCACTGGGAGAGGTCattaag AAGTCTCCTGATAGGTTGTTATTTCCCGAGAGTGAGAGAAGTGAAAAGACCTACATCTGCAGCGTACAGACACTGGAGAGCAGGGAGGATATCAGTCTCTGCTTTAGCTG CTCTTCAGATAATCCATTGTGGTTGACCCCAGATGTACAGGCCAATGGACTGTTGCATTCCATTACCAAGGAGGGGTGGAAGAAGTATGACCCAAACTTTTCCTCCCTACTTCTGTTGTCTGTGGACAGATCTTGCCCTCCTGCTCTAGACTCATCCGGCTTCAGCTTCAGTGGCCCTTACATCTTGTGTGGTGACAGTTCACCGGCGCCGAGTGAGTTTCTGAGTCTGGAGCCTCCCTGTGAGGAGTCCGAcaacactctctctatctctgacccctcttctccctctgcccCATCCTTCTTGGAGTCAAGTGAGGGCTATGTGGCGATGCCTCAGGTCAGTGCTGGCCTGTCCAGATCAACAGAGGGAGTGTCTGATGGTCTTATGAGCGCTGTAGTAACGGACGACAGTAAGAACACTGGTAACAACAACGGCAACAATGTCGTCATCATGGCATGGCCCAAGTCAGAGCTCCTCCCACCCCGACCTAGCTCTATGTCCACCTGCTCACCACCCAGTGAGAATGAAGACCCTCCTCCAGCGTACATggccctcaccaccaccacccccttcACCTTGCCCCCAGTGGACCCTACCCTACATACCTCTGGGTACTGCTTCCTCCCGGCTCTACAGGCACTTGGGGGCTGGGGCCATGTGCAGTCTTCTGGGCCACCTAAAGGGGGCAGTCAAGAGCagcaggcagggaggagagagaggaggcaggaggagcagTGCAAGGAGGATCCCTATGTCAGACTGTCCCagctagccacttag
- the LOC111980216 gene encoding interleukin-3 receptor class 2 subunit beta isoform X2, with translation MFFCSGGPVLLRSPGNMLIFWMSCGSLLPPLVLCYNGKERCTIQENKQYHVSPVLESLRCYNDYSSYVRCSWEESRRASSQALLALYYWDDTENRESLCKPYGQPASNANNSKLTAQCHYNTRDFGINTNHVFFFKTSCPPALLLSKNLRVRPPVHLSQQPVERGGRLLSWESPYPPTSLLTPTLNYQVNYRRSNQDDWTAVKVQDTQLSVEAEDQVPGCQYEAKVRAKGKTGLWSEWSSLVTWMTEDDPVPGPSSAQCVVDDEKVVTCSWEVKRDLAQFLTFHLSCKHNHTAPAQKCCVNTMVSTPSRGLMLKYSCSFPVPDSEQLEVELIPTCNSKMFKTHKNIRPNRPLHVQIEARDGNWLLKWNPPKSNVELTYQVHYWSNDTREDTRFLNVSQGSLSLSILGGSLRPSECYLVKVRALVVPGRGDTFEGPPSEWTDPVEWTSRPASWSITTFLYIFISVLVAIVFIALYVTIPACHRRVVLWEVSVPSPLKSKALGEVIKSPDRLLFPESERSEKTYICSVQTLESREDISLCFSCSSDNPLWLTPDVQANGLLHSITKEGWKKYDPNFSSLLLLSVDRSCPPALDSSGFSFSGPYILCGDSSPAPSEFLSLEPPCEESDNTLSISDPSSPSAPSFLESSEGYVAMPQVSAGLSRSTEGVSDGLMSAVVTDDSKNTGNNNGNNVVIMAWPKSELLPPRPSSMSTCSPPSENEDPPPAYMALTTTTPFTLPPVDPTLHTSGYCFLPALQALGGWGHVQSSGPPKGGSQEQQAGRRERRQEEQCKEDPYVRLSQLAT, from the exons ATGTTCTTCTGCTCCGGGGGACCTGTCCTCCTGCGCTCCCCAGGAAACATGCTTATCTTCTGGATGTCTTGTGGATCACTTCTCCCTCCCCTGGTCCTCTGCTATAATGGAAAAGAACGCTGCACAATCCAGGAGAACAAACAATATCATG TGTCCCCTGTGCTTGAGTCCCTGCGGTGCTACAATGACTACAGCTCCTACGTCCGCTGTAGCTGGGAAGAGAGTCGACGCGCGTCCTCACAAGCCCTGTTAGCCCTATACTACTGGGACGACACTGAGAACCG TGAGTCCCTGTGTAAACCCTATGGTCAGCCAGCATCGAATGCCAACAACAGCAAGCTCACCGCCCAGTGTCATTACAACACTCGTGACTTTGGCATCAATACCAACCATGTCTTCTTCTTCAAGACCTCCTGTCCCCCTGCCCTGCTTCTGTCTAAGAATC TGAGGGTGCGTCCACCAGTCCACTTATCACAGCAGCCTGTAGAGAGAGGGGGCCGTTTGCTCAGCTGGGAAAGCCCCTACCCCCCAACGTCCCTCCTGACCCCCACTCTCAACTATCAGGTCAACTACAGGAGGTCTAACCAGGATGACTGGACA GCAGTGAAGGTTCAGGACACCCAGCTGAGTGTGGAGGCTGAAGATCAGGTGCCTGGCTGCCAGTATGAGGCCAAAGTTAGGGCAAAGGGGAAGACGGGACTGTGGAGTGAGTGGAGCTCTCTAGTGACCTGGATGACTGAGGACG aCCCTGTGCCAGGCCCCTCCAGTGCGCAGTGTGTGGTGGATGACGAGAAAGTGGTGACATGCAGCTGGGAGGTGAAGAGAGACCTGGCTCAGTTCCTTACCTTCCATCTGTCCTgcaaacacaaccacactgcaCC AGCCCAGAAATGCTGTGTTAACACCATGGTCAGCACTCCATCCAGGGGTCTAATGCTCAAATACAGCTGCTCCTTCCCTGTCCCAGACTCAGAGCAGCTAGAGGTGGAGCTCATCCCCACATGCAACAGCAAAATGTTTAAGACGCATAAAAACA TCCGTCCAAACCGTCCACTCCACGTGCAGATAGAAGCTCGAGACGGGAACTGGCTTCTAAAATGGAATCCGCCAAAATCAAATGTTGAACTCACCTATCAGGTGCACTACTGGAGTAATGACACTCGG GAGGACACTAGGTTCCTCAATGTCTCCCAGGGgtccctctcgctctccatccTGGGGGGGTCCCTGCGCCCCTCTGAGTGCTACCTGGTTAAGGTGAGAGCCCTGGTGGTCCCGGGAAGGGGTGATACTTTCGAAGGACCCCCCTCAGAATGGACCGACCCAGTGGAGTGGACCTCACGACCAG CTTCCTGGTCCATCACCACCTTCCTCTACATCTTCATCAGTGTACTGGTGGCCATTGTCTTCATCGCTCTCTATGTTACCATACCAGCCTGTCACAG GAGGGTAGTCCTGTGGGAGGTGTCTGTCCCGTCGCCCCTCAAGAGCAAGGCACTGGGAGAGGTCattaag TCTCCTGATAGGTTGTTATTTCCCGAGAGTGAGAGAAGTGAAAAGACCTACATCTGCAGCGTACAGACACTGGAGAGCAGGGAGGATATCAGTCTCTGCTTTAGCTG CTCTTCAGATAATCCATTGTGGTTGACCCCAGATGTACAGGCCAATGGACTGTTGCATTCCATTACCAAGGAGGGGTGGAAGAAGTATGACCCAAACTTTTCCTCCCTACTTCTGTTGTCTGTGGACAGATCTTGCCCTCCTGCTCTAGACTCATCCGGCTTCAGCTTCAGTGGCCCTTACATCTTGTGTGGTGACAGTTCACCGGCGCCGAGTGAGTTTCTGAGTCTGGAGCCTCCCTGTGAGGAGTCCGAcaacactctctctatctctgacccctcttctccctctgcccCATCCTTCTTGGAGTCAAGTGAGGGCTATGTGGCGATGCCTCAGGTCAGTGCTGGCCTGTCCAGATCAACAGAGGGAGTGTCTGATGGTCTTATGAGCGCTGTAGTAACGGACGACAGTAAGAACACTGGTAACAACAACGGCAACAATGTCGTCATCATGGCATGGCCCAAGTCAGAGCTCCTCCCACCCCGACCTAGCTCTATGTCCACCTGCTCACCACCCAGTGAGAATGAAGACCCTCCTCCAGCGTACATggccctcaccaccaccacccccttcACCTTGCCCCCAGTGGACCCTACCCTACATACCTCTGGGTACTGCTTCCTCCCGGCTCTACAGGCACTTGGGGGCTGGGGCCATGTGCAGTCTTCTGGGCCACCTAAAGGGGGCAGTCAAGAGCagcaggcagggaggagagagaggaggcaggaggagcagTGCAAGGAGGATCCCTATGTCAGACTGTCCCagctagccacttag